A genomic window from Vitis riparia cultivar Riparia Gloire de Montpellier isolate 1030 chromosome 16, EGFV_Vit.rip_1.0, whole genome shotgun sequence includes:
- the LOC117932910 gene encoding CDT1-like protein a, chloroplastic, which yields MEQINWEETRQEALDLKCEQILPGVEKSDALSPSPVKTSGIVGNLNSETEIASLTPQKTSEPLHANFKEKEINLPDKYKTIAEFFDRMNCSLRLLGLRKKPTTFQNICTQVEILTKRKFSYRHLAQIKYILPEVVQIDYILIHDVKSLCMKPDMKISLLFDVIEGHQEKSNFMALRQVFAYRLLDFFNTHPEGCDIPEAILPEPFNQRTQNIIPKSLPVDSSIESQPTSEVELLADSSHLNPSFRRHFSEKAVVAETGKTQLFASLVPLLSSSSDIVTNKDIKSKQHKESSELYSESTIIKPPVGLICPQSSVSSSACESPYLKHPMVSDCLMVETPAQLTPKRSMPSCDNKLKTVARQMGTSCHMPTKRSLDFSRLEGDESVLNTLDEPECHKVIHDTLSQTVEAKGVHVEEEASGSAELLQKVEESNDCTGNAHEMKQRVLVTSQQVSTCLVDLVALIHHIFLSLGCFSITKEELVHKIIMNNCDIIERREIEEQIELLEKLIPEWIFRKLAPCGDLLYSIRKESNLDSVCARLCNVGQDCHRGWSP from the exons ATGGAACAAATAAATTGGGAGGAAACAAGACAAGAAGCTTTGGATTTGAAGTGTGAACAAATTCTTCCTGGTGTTGAGAAATCAGATGCTCTGTCTCCTAGCCCTGTTAAAACATCAGGAATTGTTGGAAACTTGAATTCTGAAACTGAAATTGCTTCATTGACGCCACAAAAGACAAGTGAGCCTTTACACGCTAATTTCAAAGAGAAAGAGATCAATCTTCCTGATAA ATACAAGACCATAGCAGAGTTCTTTGATCGTATGAATTGTTCATTGAGATTGCTTGGTCTGCGTAAAAAGCCTACCACTTTTCAGAATATTTGTACTCAGGTGGAAATTCTGACAAAGAG aaagTTCTCATACAGGCATCTTGCACAGATAAAGTATATACTTCCTGAAGTTGTACAAATTGATTATATCCTCATACATGATGTGAAAAGCCTGTGTATGAAGCCAGATATGAAAATTTCCTTGCTGTTTGATGTTATTGAAGGTCATCAGGAAAAGTCCAATTTTATGGCTCTGCGCCAAGTTTTTGCCTATAGGCTTTTAGATTTCTTTAACACTCATCCTGAG GGATGTGATATCCCAGAGGCCATATTGCCAGAACCGTTTAACCAGAGAACTCAGAACATTATTCCGAAGTCATTGCCTGTGGATTCATCAATAGAATCTCAACCAACTTCTGAAGTTGAGTTGTTAGCAGACTCATCCCATCTTAATCCATCTTTCAGAAGACACTTCTCTGAGAAGGCTGTTGTGGCAGAAACAGGAAAGACCCAACTCTTCGCATCTCTAGTTCCATTGTTGTCTTCCAGTTCTGATATTGTCACTAACAAAGATATAAAAAGCAAGCAACATAAGGAGTCTTCTGAGTTATATTCTGAATCCACCATTATTAAGCCCCCTGTTGGACTAATTTGTCCCCAAAGCTCTGTTAGTTCCAGTGCTTGTGAAAGCCCTTACCTGAAGCATCCTATGGTTTCTGATTGTTTAATGGTAGAAACGCCTGCACAGTTGACACCAAAGAGATCAATGCCCAGTTGTGACAACAAGTTGAAGACTGTGGCTAGACAAATGGGAACTTCATGCCATATGCCCACAAAGAGGTCACTGGACTTTTCACGCCTGGAAGGTGATGAAAGTGTGCTGAACACTTTGGATGAGCCAGAATGTCACAAAGTTATACATGATACCCTTTCTCAAACAGTGGAGGCTAAAGGGGTTCATGTGGAAGAGGAGGCTTCTGGCTCTGCAGAACTTCTGCAAAAG GTAGAGGAGAGCAATGATTGCACTGGCAATGCTCATGAGATGAAGCAAAGGGTTTTAGTAACATCTCAGCAAGTGTCAACTTGCTTGGTTGACCTTGTTGCTTTGATTCACCACATATTTCTATCTCTTGGCTGCTTTTCAATCACAAAAGAGGAGCTTGTGCACAAGATAATTATGAACAACTGTGATATCATTGAGAGAA GAGAGATTGAAGAACAGATTGAACTTCTTGAAAAGCTGATTCCAGAGTGGATTTTCAGGAAGCTGGCACCTTGTGGAGATCTTTTGTACAG CATCAGGAAGGAGTCAAATTTGGATTCAGTTTGTGCAAGGCTCTGTAACGTAGGACAAGATTGCCATag GGGGTGGTCACCTTAG